The nucleotide window CCGCGGCGCTCAAGCGCGGCGTGACGATTCCGTCACCGGCCCTGCACGTCGAGAGCGATCGCGAAGCGACGCTCGCCGCGCTCGACGCGGCGATCGTCTCGGCCGCGCACGCGGCCCACGCGTCGCCGAGCGATTTCGCCTACGCCGCGATCGACGCGATGGCGAAGGCGACCAACGACCGCTACACGCAGTTCTTCACGCCCGCCGAGTACCGGCAGTTCAACGAGGCCCTCGATCCGCGCCGGATCGGCGGCATCGGCGTCATGATCGAGCCCGATCCGGCTTCGGGCTGCGTTCGCATCTCGTACGTTCTTCCGAGCACGCCGGCCGAACGCACCGGCCTGAAGATCGGCGACGTCATCACCGGCGTCGATGGAACGCCGGCGAAGGGCCTCACCGTCGAAGCGGTGAGCTCGCGCCTGCGCGGCAAGCCGGGCACGGTCGTCGCGGTAAGCCTCGAGCGATCGCACGTTCCCGAGCAGGTGACGATCACGCGCGAGGACGTTCAGCCGCCGACGGTCGTCTTTAAGATGCTTGCGGGCGGCATCGGCTACGTTTGGGTGATCGAGTTCGGCCGCGGGACGCCCGCCGAGTTCGACACGGCGGTATCGCGCCTCAACGAGCTCGGCGCGAAAGCGCTCGTGCTCGATCTGCGCAACGACGGCGGCGGCTACGTGAACTCCGCTCTCGACATCAGCTCGCGCTTCATTGCGAACAAGGCGATCGTGACGGTCGAGGAGCGCGGGCAGCACGCGACGACGATCGATGCCGATGCCGATCCGTCGATCACGCTGCCGGTGACCGTGCTCGTGAACCAATACACGGCATCGGCGTCGGAGATTACTGCCGGCGCGCTGCAAGACGACGGCATCGGGATGCTCGTCGGCGCGCGGACCTTCGGCAAGGGCGTGATGCAGACGCTGACGCCGCTGCCCGACGGCGCCGCGATCAAG belongs to Candidatus Binatia bacterium and includes:
- a CDS encoding S41 family peptidase, coding for MMPSCKVFGRAAILSAYLAACCFVAVPAETALPSQVSGDVAQSFQLLTNTYYDQVAPQVLLAAASDALSAAALKRGVTIPSPALHVESDREATLAALDAAIVSAAHAAHASPSDFAYAAIDAMAKATNDRYTQFFTPAEYRQFNEALDPRRIGGIGVMIEPDPASGCVRISYVLPSTPAERTGLKIGDVITGVDGTPAKGLTVEAVSSRLRGKPGTVVAVSLERSHVPEQVTITREDVQPPTVVFKMLAGGIGYVWVIEFGRGTPAEFDTAVSRLNELGAKALVLDLRNDGGGYVNSALDISSRFIANKAIVTVEERGQHATTIDADADPSITLPVTVLVNQYTASASEITAGALQDDGIGMLVGARTFGKGVMQTLTPLPDGAAIKITTAHYLTPNRRDINLRGIDPDVRVDENRDARFGDVEQDAQLKAAVALLQKKIDPSKN